A stretch of the Microtus ochrogaster isolate Prairie Vole_2 linkage group LG2, MicOch1.0, whole genome shotgun sequence genome encodes the following:
- the Susd2 gene encoding sushi domain-containing protein 2, which yields MKLALLPWILMLLVTIPGPKSTAGAQSSCSLRCGEQDGLCSCHPTCSGLGTCCEDFLDYCLEISPTSGSMMGGKDFMVQHLEWPGSTDGVICRFKDSIETLGYIDNLTRVHCISPLLYESGHIPFTVSLDNGRSFPRAGTWLAAHPYKVSESEKSQLVNETRWQYYGTSNTTGNLSLTWNTSVLPTPTVTIELWGYEETGKPYSEDWTAKWSYLYTLTGNTPNSGVFTFTPKPASPEHQKWKVGALRISSSKNYPGQQDVLALWTNDHALAWHLGDDFRADSVTWAREQCLAWEALEDQLPNFLTELPDCPCTLAQARADSGRFFTDYGCDIEQGSVCTYHPGAVHCVRSVQASPRYGSGQQCCYTAAGTQLLTSDSTSGSTPDRGHDWGAPPYRTPPRVPGMSHWLYDVISFYYCCLWAPECPRYMKRRPSSDCRTYRPPRLASAFGDPHFVTFDGTSFSFSGSGEYVLLEARLTDLRVQGRAEPGRMPNGTQARGTGLTSVAVQEGNSDVVEVRLAGSPQALEVLLNQKALSFTEQNWMDLKGMFLSVASEDKVSIMLSSGAGLEVSVQGHFLSVTVLLPEKFLTHTRGLLGTLNDNPKDDFTLRDEQVLPPDASDQQVFQFGANWAVPNTSSLFTYDSSFLVSKFLNQPKHDPNFRPLFFNEITLSQVEEVSRLCEKDRFCILDALSTGSMSVGNATRTALRLHQERLGSLQPVVSCGWLPPPSNGHKEGLKYLVNSTVRFSCHSGYSLVGSETSKCRADGTWSTPTPECQPGRSYTVLLSIIFGGLAIVALISIIYVLLHRRRKNSMAMWSSQP from the exons ATGAAGCTGGCCCTCCTGCCTTGGATTTTGATGCTGCTGGTGACCATCCCAGGCCCCAAGTCCACAGCAG GTGCCCAGAGTAGCTGCTCCCTGCGCTGTGGGGAACAGGATGGACTCTGCTCTTGTCATCCGACCTGCTCGGGCCTCGGCACCTGTTGTGAAGACTTTCTGGACTACTGCCTAGAGATTTCACCCACCTCGGGCTCCATGATGGGTGGCAAAGACTTCATGGTGCAGCATTTGGAGTGGCCTGGCTCTACTGATGGCGTCATTTGCAG GTTTAAGGACAGTATTGAGACCCTTGGCTATATCGACAATTTGACCCGAGTACACTGTATATCACCCTTGCTCTATGAAAGTGGCCACATTCCCTTCACCGTCTCACTGGACAACGGCCGTTCCTTCCCTCGTGCAGGCACTTGGCTAGCTG CCCATCCCTACAAAGTCTCCGAGTCTGAGAAGAGCCAGCTGGTGAACGAGACCCGCTGGCAATATTACGGCACTTCCAACACCACTGGGAACCTCAGCCTCACCTGGAACACCTCCGTGCTGCCCACGCCAACCGTCACCATTGAGCTGTGGGGCTACGAGGAGACAG GAAAACCCTACTCAGAGGACTGGACAGCAAAGTGGTCCTATCTGTACACTCTGACTGGAAACACCCCCAATTCCGGCGTCTTTACTTTCACCCCAAAGCCCGCATCTCCTGAGCACCAGAAGTGGAAAGTGGGAGCTCTGAGGATCAGCAGCAGCAAGAACTATCCTGGGCAACA GGATGTGCTGGCGCTCTGGACCAATGATCATGCACTGGCCTGGCACCTGGGGGACGACTTCCGGGCAGACTCTGTAACCTGGGCCCGTGAACAATGCCTAGCCTGGGAGGCACTGGAAGATCAGCTGCCCAACTTCCTGACGGAGCTGCCAGACTGCCCCTGCACTCTGGCCCAGGCCAGGGCTGACTCTGGCCGCTTCTTT ACGGACTACGGCTGTGACATTGAGCAAGGCAGCGTTTGCACCTACCACCCAGGGGCTGTACACTGTGTGCGCTCCGTGCAGGCCAG CCCCAGGTATGGCTCAGGCCAGCAGTGCTGCTATACGGCAGCAGGCACACAACTCCTGACCTCAGACTCGACGAGCGGCAGCACCCCTGACCGCGGCCATGACTGGGGTGCACCTCCATACCGCACCCCTCCCCGTGTGCCGGGCATGTCCCATTGGCTCTACGATGTCATCAGCTTCTATTACTGTTGTCTCTGGGCACCTGAGTGTCCCCGCTACATGAAGCGGCGGCCCTCCAGTGACTGCCGTACCTACAGACCTCCGCGCCTGG CCTCTGCCTTTGGGGACCCCCACTTTGTCACTTTCGATGGCACCAGCTTCTCATTCAGCGGGAGCGGCGAGTATGTGCTGTTGGAGGCGAGACTGACTGACCTGAGGGTGCAGGGAAGGGCCGAGCCCGGGAGAATGCCCAATG GCACCCAGGCCCGTGGCACGGGACTGACTTCAGTGGCTGTCCAGGAAGGCAACTCGGATGTAGTAGAGGTGCGGTTAGCTGGCAGTCCTCAGGCCCTGGAAGTGTTGTTGAACCAGAAAGCCCTCAGTTTCACTGAACAGAATTGGATGGACCTCAAGG GCATGTTCCTGTCAGTGGCCTCTGAGGATAAGGTGTCAATCATGTTGTCATCGGGGGCTGGCCTTGAGGTCAGCGTACAAGGTCATTTTCTGAGTGTGACCGTCCTGCTGCCTGAGAAGTTCCTGACCCACACCCGTGGTCTCCTGGGAACACTCAATGATAACCCCAAAGATGACTTCACCCTGCGTGATGAGCAGGTCCTGCCCCCGGATGCCAGCGATCAGCAGGTGTTCCAGTTTGGAGCCAACT GGGCTGTTCCCAACACCTCTTCCTTGTTCACCTATGACTCTTCATTTCTGGTCTCCAAATTCTTGAACCAACCCAAGCACGACCCCAACTTCAGACCACTCTTCTTCAACGAGATCACACTCAGCCAGGTAGAAGAAGTGTCCAGACTGTGTGAGAAGGACCGCTTCTGCATCCTTGACGCGCTAAGCACAGGGAGCATGAGTGTGGGCAATGCCACACGGACGGCCCTCCGACTGCACCAAGAACGTCTGGGGAGCCTACAACCTG TGGTGTCCTGCGGCTGGCTACCCCCACCCTCGAATGGGCACAAGGAAGGCTTGAAGTATCTGGTGAACTCCACCGTCCGTTTCAGCTGCCACAGTGGCTACAGCTTGGTAGGGTCCGAGACCAGCAAATGCCGAGCTGATGGTACCTGGTCCACACCTACCCCAGAGTGTCAGCCAG GACGAAGCTACACAGTGCTGCTGAGTATCATCTTCGGAGGCCTGGCCATCGTGGCCCTGATTTCTATCATCTATGTGTTGCTGCACCGCCGCAGGAAGAACAGCAT GGCCATGTGGAGTTCACAGCCCTGA